The following are encoded together in the Pseudomonas sediminis genome:
- a CDS encoding M48 family metalloprotease, producing the protein MQLRTTLSALALSSAALLTGCQNMSPDAMLQSGLMAVQAATLSDAEVRSMSDQGCAEMDAEATIAGPNSPYSKRLDKIANNLGHQINGTPITYKVYQADEVNAWAMANGCVRVYSGLMDLMTDNEVEGVLGREIGRVALGHSKKAMQNAYATTAARNAAAASGNASVAALSASQLGALGEQLVNAQFSQSQENAADNFSFDLLTQRNIPHDGLVTAFEKLAKLGGGESSMFSSHPGFSDRAANMRTRLAAK; encoded by the coding sequence ATACAACTGCGCACCACCCTCTCCGCTCTCGCCCTGTCCAGCGCCGCTCTGCTGACTGGCTGCCAGAACATGTCTCCCGACGCCATGCTGCAATCGGGCCTGATGGCCGTACAGGCCGCGACTCTCAGTGACGCCGAAGTACGCAGCATGTCCGACCAGGGCTGCGCCGAAATGGATGCCGAAGCCACTATCGCTGGCCCGAACAGCCCATACAGCAAGCGTCTGGACAAGATCGCCAACAACCTCGGCCATCAGATCAACGGCACGCCGATCACCTACAAGGTGTACCAGGCCGACGAGGTCAACGCCTGGGCCATGGCCAACGGTTGCGTACGTGTCTACAGCGGCCTGATGGACCTGATGACCGACAACGAAGTGGAAGGCGTGCTCGGCCGCGAGATTGGCCGCGTCGCCCTTGGCCACAGCAAGAAGGCCATGCAGAACGCCTACGCCACCACCGCCGCACGCAATGCTGCAGCCGCTTCGGGCAATGCCTCCGTCGCCGCCCTGTCCGCCTCGCAGCTCGGCGCCCTGGGTGAGCAGCTGGTTAACGCGCAGTTCTCGCAAAGCCAGGAAAACGCCGCCGACAACTTTTCCTTCGACCTGCTGACCCAGCGCAACATCCCGCACGACGGCCTGGTCACCGCGTTCGAGAAGCTGGCCAAGCTGGGCGGCGGCGAAAGCAGCATGTTCTCCTCGCACCCGGGCTTCAGCGACCGCGCCGCCAACATGCGCACCCGCTTGGCGGCCAAGTAA
- a CDS encoding lysozyme inhibitor LprI family protein, producing the protein MSILRKGLLPLTLLLPLGAWGDYDKQYQACLDASGMINNASVAGCAEGVSETVKKEMNRVYQQLFLKLQESQPADAEQLETAQKAWLVYRNGQCDLQGKHIGSPMYYTCPMELNIQRVGELKFLLENGG; encoded by the coding sequence ATGTCGATACTGCGTAAAGGCCTCCTGCCGCTTACTCTGCTGCTGCCGCTCGGCGCCTGGGGTGATTACGACAAGCAGTACCAGGCCTGCCTGGACGCCAGCGGAATGATCAACAACGCCAGCGTCGCCGGCTGCGCCGAAGGTGTATCGGAAACGGTGAAGAAGGAAATGAACCGCGTCTACCAGCAGCTGTTCCTCAAGCTGCAGGAAAGCCAGCCAGCGGACGCCGAACAATTGGAAACGGCGCAGAAGGCCTGGCTGGTCTACCGCAACGGCCAGTGCGATCTGCAGGGCAAGCACATTGGCTCGCCGATGTACTACACCTGCCCGATGGAGCTGAATATCCAGCGCGTCGGAGAACTGAAGTTCCTGCTGGAAAACGGGGGCTAA
- a CDS encoding DUF3291 domain-containing protein, whose product MPAYHLAQLNIAWMKAPLESPDMADFVANLERINALAEGSPGYVWRLQDEAGDATAIRPFGDEVLVNMSLWQDVQSLSDYVYKSAHTEMLKRRREWFERVEQAHQVLWWVPAGHRPSVTEAAERLAHLREHGATAQAFTFRHAFAAPA is encoded by the coding sequence TTGCCCGCTTATCACTTGGCTCAACTGAACATCGCCTGGATGAAGGCGCCGCTGGAGTCTCCGGATATGGCTGACTTCGTCGCCAATCTGGAGCGTATCAATGCGCTGGCAGAGGGTTCGCCCGGCTATGTCTGGCGTTTGCAGGACGAGGCGGGCGATGCCACGGCGATTCGTCCGTTCGGTGACGAGGTGTTGGTGAACATGTCGCTTTGGCAGGATGTGCAGTCGCTCAGTGACTACGTCTACAAATCGGCGCATACCGAGATGCTCAAGCGCCGTCGCGAATGGTTCGAGCGCGTCGAGCAGGCGCATCAGGTGCTGTGGTGGGTGCCGGCGGGGCATCGACCAAGCGTGACCGAGGCTGCCGAACGCCTGGCTCATCTGCGCGAGCATGGCGCGACGGCGCAGGCCTTTACCTTCCGTCATGCGTTCGCGGCGCCAGCCTGA
- a CDS encoding DMT family transporter, with protein sequence MTAVRKGSDFFLFQLMMLLCAIWGSQQVAIKLAADDIAPMLQVALRSGIAAVLVGLLLLWLRGWREWVSSTWLAGLLAGVLFALEFFFIALGLRYTTASHMAVFLYTAPIFSALGLHFLLPSERLRRLQWLGITLCFGGVVMAFGVGGNWAEVDAGMLLGDALGLCAGMAWGATTVVVRGSRLSEAPAGLTLFYQLAVAFVLLLAYALMVVDLSQLRWTPVAIASILLQGVVVSFFTYLTWFWLLRRYLASNMAVFSFMTPLFGVTFGVLVLDEPLTLNFIIGAALVLSGITLVSSEAWLRRRLAGWRGLPQQP encoded by the coding sequence ATGACCGCGGTGCGCAAGGGTTCTGATTTTTTCCTGTTCCAGCTGATGATGTTGTTATGCGCCATCTGGGGCAGTCAGCAGGTGGCGATCAAGCTGGCCGCGGACGATATCGCGCCCATGCTGCAGGTGGCCTTGCGCTCCGGCATCGCCGCCGTGCTGGTCGGCTTGCTCTTGCTGTGGCTGCGCGGATGGCGCGAATGGGTCAGCTCGACGTGGCTGGCTGGACTGCTGGCAGGCGTGTTGTTCGCACTGGAGTTCTTCTTCATCGCCCTTGGCCTGCGCTACACCACGGCTTCGCATATGGCGGTATTTCTTTATACCGCACCGATCTTCTCGGCGCTTGGGCTGCACTTTCTGTTGCCCAGCGAGCGCTTGCGACGCCTGCAGTGGCTGGGTATCACCTTGTGTTTCGGCGGGGTAGTGATGGCATTTGGTGTCGGTGGCAATTGGGCTGAGGTCGATGCCGGTATGTTACTGGGTGATGCGTTGGGGCTGTGCGCTGGCATGGCCTGGGGCGCGACCACGGTCGTCGTGCGGGGTTCGCGCCTGTCCGAAGCGCCGGCCGGGTTGACCCTGTTCTATCAGTTGGCAGTGGCGTTCGTGTTGCTGCTGGCCTATGCACTGATGGTGGTGGACCTGTCCCAGCTGCGTTGGACGCCTGTGGCCATCGCCAGCATTCTGCTGCAGGGCGTGGTGGTGTCGTTCTTCACCTACCTGACCTGGTTCTGGCTGCTGCGCCGCTACCTGGCTTCGAACATGGCAGTGTTCTCCTTCATGACCCCGCTGTTTGGCGTCACCTTCGGCGTGCTGGTGCTGGACGAACCGCTGACTCTGAACTTCATCATCGGCGCGGCGCTGGTGCTGTCGGGCATCACCCTGGTCAGTAGCGAGGCCTGGTTGCGCCGTCGCCTGGCCGGTTGGCGTGGCCTGCCGCAACAACCCTGA
- a CDS encoding DUF1127 domain-containing protein — translation MKGQKGYALAQAIHFERLPSLGGVWHVLRRWRQLARERAQLAQLNDAALKDLGLSRADVLQEAERPFWDDPLKK, via the coding sequence ATGAAAGGTCAGAAAGGTTATGCGTTGGCTCAGGCCATCCACTTCGAACGGTTGCCGTCGCTTGGCGGTGTATGGCATGTGCTGCGGCGCTGGCGTCAATTGGCTCGCGAGCGGGCACAGCTGGCGCAACTGAATGATGCTGCATTGAAGGACCTGGGACTGTCCCGAGCTGATGTGTTGCAGGAGGCCGAGCGGCCGTTCTGGGATGACCCGCTGAAAAAGTGA
- a CDS encoding LysR substrate-binding domain-containing protein, with protein sequence MAFHPSIDTELLRSFVAIADTGGFTRAAETVNRTQSAVSMQMKRLEEDVVQRPLFERDGRQVRLTPEGQVLLGYARRILKLHGEVLNTLREPHMVGAVRIGTPDDYVMRFLPEILSRFAQAYPLVQVEVHCEPSGQLLLRQDLDLTIVTRQPGKEIGQLLRQERFAWAVAQGFCPHEQNPMPLAMFNADCFCREWACNALDTMGRPYRIAYTSPSLSAIFAVVRAGLAVTAQLQSLITPDLRMLGEAESLPLLPLTSIVLLRNESSQSPVTECLADHIVEGFRL encoded by the coding sequence ATGGCCTTCCACCCCAGTATTGATACCGAATTGCTGCGCAGCTTCGTTGCCATCGCCGACACCGGCGGTTTCACCCGCGCCGCAGAAACGGTCAATCGCACCCAGTCAGCCGTGAGCATGCAGATGAAACGGCTGGAGGAAGACGTGGTGCAACGCCCGTTGTTCGAACGCGATGGCCGCCAGGTGCGGCTGACGCCCGAGGGCCAGGTGCTGCTGGGTTATGCGCGGCGCATTCTCAAGCTGCATGGCGAGGTACTCAACACCCTGCGCGAACCGCATATGGTGGGTGCCGTGCGCATCGGTACGCCGGACGACTACGTGATGCGCTTTCTGCCGGAGATTCTCTCGCGCTTCGCTCAGGCCTATCCGCTGGTGCAAGTAGAGGTGCATTGCGAGCCGTCGGGACAACTGCTGCTGCGCCAGGATCTGGACCTGACCATCGTCACCCGTCAACCCGGTAAGGAGATCGGCCAACTGCTGCGCCAGGAGCGCTTTGCCTGGGCCGTGGCCCAGGGCTTCTGCCCGCACGAGCAGAATCCCATGCCGCTAGCCATGTTCAATGCCGACTGCTTCTGCCGCGAATGGGCCTGCAACGCGCTGGACACGATGGGGCGCCCCTATCGCATCGCCTACACCAGCCCCAGCCTGTCGGCGATCTTCGCCGTGGTGCGCGCTGGCCTGGCCGTTACCGCGCAGCTTCAAAGCCTGATCACCCCCGACCTGCGCATGCTCGGCGAAGCCGAAAGCCTGCCGCTGCTGCCACTGACCAGCATCGTGCTGCTGCGCAACGAAAGTAGCCAGTCACCCGTGACCGAGTGCCTGGCCGATCACATCGTCGAAGGTTTTCGCTTATAG
- a CDS encoding sulfite exporter TauE/SafE family protein translates to MNLFDLLLNLLLGLGLGTLGGLFGIGGGLIAIPVLGIVFGLDQQLAQGTALVMVVPNVMLAIWRYHQRNRIDLRYALLLGVTSFFCAWLASLYAVEVDSRTMRWAFVGFLLALAAYNLLRMLMAQVPARAELRYPWGWLGVLGGVSGAMGGLFGVGGAVVATPVLTSVFGTTQVVAQGLSLSLALPSTGVTLLTYAAHHQVNWWMGVPLAVGGLLSISWGVRLAHSLPERLLRTLFCGFLLLCALMLALESSGSL, encoded by the coding sequence ATGAATCTGTTCGACCTGTTGCTGAATCTATTGCTGGGTCTGGGCCTGGGAACATTGGGCGGCTTGTTCGGCATCGGCGGTGGGTTGATCGCCATTCCGGTGCTGGGCATTGTCTTTGGGCTGGATCAGCAGCTTGCTCAAGGGACTGCGCTGGTCATGGTAGTGCCGAACGTGATGCTGGCGATCTGGCGTTACCATCAACGCAATCGCATCGATCTGCGCTATGCCCTGCTGCTCGGCGTTACCAGTTTCTTCTGCGCCTGGCTGGCCTCACTGTATGCGGTGGAGGTGGATTCGCGCACCATGCGCTGGGCCTTCGTCGGTTTTCTATTGGCTTTGGCGGCCTACAACCTGCTGCGTATGCTGATGGCTCAGGTGCCAGCCAGGGCTGAGCTACGTTATCCCTGGGGATGGCTGGGTGTGCTGGGCGGCGTGTCCGGTGCCATGGGCGGTCTGTTCGGGGTGGGTGGCGCCGTGGTGGCGACACCGGTGTTGACCAGTGTGTTCGGCACCACGCAGGTAGTGGCGCAGGGACTTTCGCTGTCGTTGGCACTACCCAGTACTGGGGTGACCCTACTCACCTACGCCGCGCACCACCAAGTCAACTGGTGGATGGGCGTGCCGCTGGCCGTCGGTGGCCTGCTCAGCATCAGTTGGGGCGTGCGCCTGGCGCATTCGCTGCCGGAGCGCCTGCTGCGCACCCTGTTCTGCGGCTTCCTGCTGCTCTGTGCGCTGATGTTGGCGCTGGAGTCGAGCGGCAGCCTATAA
- a CDS encoding LysR family transcriptional regulator translates to MNPDTLTDQLELFLDVLETGSFSAAARRHPLTPSAVARRIDALERAMGSNLFNRNTHAVRVTPAGLAFAERARRILAELHLARAEAVSLSSAPEGMIRIDAPSPFGRRHLAPAIAEFLRANPGLDVQLRLIDSFIDLQGEHLGEVDIVVRIGPLPDSRLVATPLASMTRIVCASPDYLRRRGIPRSPLELEQHDGLDWDSLAPPYAWRFEVDGKLQLCKPKRLRQTSNNAETLLFSALAGLGVAHLPTWMSSDHLQRGELIPLFCEQGLPPVEPVSIYALRLEREASPRTRLLLSFLKQRFGFPPPWDQALQASLAMPQQ, encoded by the coding sequence ATGAACCCCGATACCCTGACCGACCAACTGGAACTCTTTCTCGACGTGCTGGAGACCGGTAGCTTCTCCGCAGCCGCCAGACGTCACCCTCTCACACCCTCGGCGGTGGCACGGCGCATCGACGCCCTGGAGCGCGCCATGGGCAGCAACCTGTTCAATCGCAACACCCATGCAGTGCGCGTCACACCGGCGGGTCTGGCGTTCGCCGAACGTGCCCGGCGCATCCTCGCCGAGCTACACCTTGCGCGCGCCGAAGCGGTCTCCTTGAGCAGCGCACCCGAAGGCATGATCCGTATCGATGCCCCCTCGCCTTTCGGCAGACGCCACCTGGCCCCGGCGATTGCCGAGTTCCTACGCGCCAACCCCGGCCTGGACGTGCAACTGCGGCTGATCGACAGCTTCATCGACCTGCAGGGCGAGCACCTGGGCGAGGTGGATATCGTCGTGCGCATCGGCCCGCTACCGGACAGCCGACTGGTCGCCACGCCCCTGGCATCGATGACCCGCATCGTTTGCGCCAGCCCGGACTACCTGCGTCGACGCGGCATCCCACGCAGCCCGCTGGAGCTGGAGCAACACGACGGCCTCGACTGGGACAGCCTCGCCCCACCCTACGCCTGGCGCTTCGAAGTCGACGGCAAATTGCAGCTGTGCAAACCCAAGCGTTTGCGTCAGACCAGCAACAATGCTGAGACCTTGCTGTTCAGCGCCCTCGCTGGCCTTGGCGTGGCACACCTGCCCACCTGGATGAGCAGCGATCATCTACAGCGCGGCGAGCTGATCCCGCTGTTCTGCGAACAGGGCTTGCCGCCCGTCGAGCCGGTTAGCATTTACGCCCTGCGCCTGGAACGCGAAGCCAGCCCACGGACGCGGCTGCTGCTGAGCTTTCTGAAGCAGCGCTTCGGCTTTCCACCGCCCTGGGATCAGGCGCTGCAAGCCAGCCTGGCCATGCCGCAGCAGTAA
- the efp gene encoding elongation factor P: protein MKTAQEMRVNSVALIDGQPWLIQKAEFTKSGRNSAIVKMKLKNLLNGSKTETVYKADDKMEPVILERKEVNLSYISGEDYVFMDPEYNSYELRSEDLESVLPFIEEGMSDVCEAVFFEGKVISVDLPTTIVRQVVYTENAARGDTSGKVMKPAKLRNGTEIKVAEFVDIDDWIEIDTRDGSYKGRTQAPA from the coding sequence ATGAAAACTGCACAAGAAATGAGAGTCAACAGCGTGGCCCTGATCGATGGCCAGCCGTGGCTGATCCAGAAGGCCGAGTTCACCAAGTCCGGTCGTAACAGCGCCATCGTCAAGATGAAGCTGAAGAACCTGCTCAACGGTTCCAAGACCGAGACCGTCTACAAAGCCGACGACAAGATGGAGCCGGTGATTCTCGAGCGCAAGGAAGTGAACCTGTCCTACATCAGCGGTGAGGACTACGTGTTCATGGATCCGGAATACAACTCTTACGAGCTGCGTTCCGAAGATCTGGAAAGCGTTCTGCCGTTCATCGAAGAAGGCATGAGCGACGTCTGCGAAGCCGTGTTCTTCGAAGGCAAAGTGATCTCCGTTGACCTGCCGACCACCATCGTGCGTCAGGTTGTCTACACCGAGAACGCTGCTCGTGGCGACACCTCCGGTAAGGTGATGAAGCCTGCCAAGCTGCGCAACGGTACCGAGATCAAGGTTGCCGAGTTCGTCGACATCGACGACTGGATCGAGATCGATACCCGTGACGGCTCCTACAAGGGCCGCACCCAGGCTCCGGCCTGA
- the earP gene encoding elongation factor P maturation arginine rhamnosyltransferase EarP yields the protein MARWDIFCSVVDNYGDIGVTWRLARQLAAEQGHAVRLWVDELGAFVRLCPEASLDAQCQHWSGVEVRQWAEPFPVVEPAQVVIEAFACQLPASYIEAIAVSGTRRLWLNLEYLSAEDWVAGCHGLPSPQPGGLQKFFFFPGFVEGTGGLLREADLLARRRAFQADAQAQQAFLLSLGVVREPGVRLISLFAYENAGLAGWLDALAADPQPTHLLVPQGKILADLQTWLGEAPLTPGDHSRRGNLLIHVLPFVAQDDYDRLLWCCDLNAVRGEDSFIRAQWAGRPLLWHIYPQEERAHWDKLEAFLAIYSADLMPEAAAAQAGFWRAWNAGEGMEAAWPALLAVLPTLQRHAEQWCDQQAARSDLATALEQFYLNWLSYAA from the coding sequence GTGGCCAGGTGGGACATCTTCTGCAGCGTGGTCGACAACTACGGTGATATCGGCGTGACTTGGCGGCTGGCTCGGCAACTGGCGGCCGAGCAGGGGCATGCGGTGCGTCTGTGGGTCGACGAGTTGGGGGCGTTCGTGCGCTTGTGCCCCGAGGCCAGCCTTGATGCTCAATGTCAGCATTGGAGTGGTGTCGAGGTGCGCCAGTGGGCGGAGCCGTTCCCAGTGGTTGAGCCCGCGCAAGTGGTGATCGAGGCCTTCGCCTGCCAGTTGCCTGCGTCTTATATCGAGGCGATTGCTGTCAGCGGCACGCGCCGTTTGTGGCTGAATCTTGAGTATCTCAGCGCCGAGGACTGGGTCGCGGGCTGCCATGGCCTGCCATCGCCGCAGCCTGGAGGCTTGCAGAAGTTCTTTTTCTTCCCTGGATTCGTGGAGGGCACGGGCGGTTTGCTGCGCGAAGCCGATTTGCTGGCGCGGCGGCGTGCCTTTCAGGCTGATGCGCAGGCGCAGCAGGCGTTCCTGCTGTCACTCGGCGTGGTGCGTGAGCCCGGGGTGCGGCTGATTTCCCTATTCGCCTATGAGAACGCAGGCCTGGCAGGATGGCTGGATGCACTGGCAGCCGATCCGCAGCCGACGCATTTGCTGGTGCCGCAGGGCAAGATTCTTGCCGATTTGCAGACCTGGCTAGGTGAAGCGCCGTTGACGCCAGGCGATCACAGCAGGCGCGGTAATCTGCTGATTCATGTACTGCCTTTCGTGGCCCAGGACGACTACGACCGCCTATTGTGGTGCTGCGATTTGAATGCGGTGCGCGGCGAGGACTCCTTCATTCGTGCGCAATGGGCCGGTCGGCCGCTGCTCTGGCACATTTACCCGCAAGAGGAGAGGGCGCACTGGGACAAACTTGAGGCGTTTCTGGCGATATACAGCGCCGATCTGATGCCGGAAGCTGCCGCCGCTCAGGCTGGATTCTGGCGTGCGTGGAACGCCGGCGAGGGGATGGAAGCGGCCTGGCCTGCGCTTCTCGCGGTATTGCCGACACTGCAGCGACACGCCGAGCAGTGGTGCGATCAGCAGGCCGCTCGGTCGGATCTTGCCACGGCGCTGGAACAGTTTTACTTAAATTGGCTATCATACGCGGCCTAG